In one Solanum dulcamara chromosome 1, daSolDulc1.2, whole genome shotgun sequence genomic region, the following are encoded:
- the LOC129900562 gene encoding AT-hook motif nuclear-localized protein 14-like encodes MEPNESSGLNSYYHHHHHHHQPPPQPPQNPNPTTTVTNVSPTNGIVPINNSTATATTTAAAASHMVYTGSLPSAVSPTMESVKRKRGRPRKYSTPEQAAAAKRLSSASAPPKKRDHGLSHVAGGDGSGSSSKKSQLAALGNAGQGFTPHIINVSAGEDVGQKIMMFMQQSKHELCVLSASGSISNASLRQPATSGGSITYEGRFDILTLTGSYVRTETGGRTGGLSVCLASTDGQIVGGGVGGPLIAGGPIQVIVGSFSVDSKTGGLKHDTTPQFGGSPLSFRSMVDSSNQSMGGGQFMMQSRGMQPTPLHSTDWRVSTGQGLHQSPENGDYDHLQD; translated from the exons ATGGAGCCGAATGAAAGTAGTGGACTGAATTCttactaccaccaccaccaccaccaccaccaaccgCCGCCACAACCACCGCAAAACCCTAACCCAACAACCACCGTCACCAATGTTTCGCCGACCAATGGAATTGTACCAATTAACAACTCTACCGCTACCGCTACCACCACAGCCGCTGCCGCTTCTCATATGGTGTACACTGGTTCGCTTCCATCGGCCGTGTCGCCGACTATGGAGAGTGTGAAGAGAAAGCGGGGGAGGCCTAGAAAGTATAGCACGCCGGAGCAAGCAGCAGCTGCTAAGCGGCTGTCATCGGCTTCGGCTCCGCCTAAAAAGAGGGATCATGGTTTAAGCCATGTTGCTGGAGGAGACGGCAGTGGTAGTTCTTCGAAGAAATCTCAATTGGCTGCGTTGG GTAATGCTGGTCAAGGTTTTACACCGCATATCATCAATGTGTCTGCCGGAGAA GATGTTGGTCAGAAAATCATGATGTTCATGCAGCAAAGCAAACATGAACTATGTGTATTGTCGGCATCTGGCTCAATCTCCAATGCCTCTTTGCGTCAACCAGCAACATCTGGAGGAAGTATTACATATGAG GGGCGATTTGACATTCTCACTCTAACAGGATCTTATGTACGCACCGAGACTGGAGGCAGAACCGGTGGGCTGAGTGTGTGTCTGGCAAGTACTGACGGTCAAATTGTTGGAGGTGGAGTTGGTGGTCCCTTGATAGCTGGAGGCCCAATTCAG GTGATTGTTGGCTCATTTTCAGTTGACTCAAAAACTGGGGGACTAAAGCATGATACTACCCCGCAATTTGGTGGATCACCATTATCATTTCGTTCGATGGTTGATTCTTCTAATCAAAGTATGGGTGGAGGTCAGTTTATGATGCAATCTCGTGGTATGCAACCAACACCATTACATTCAACTGATTGGAGGGTTAGCACCGGTCAGGGCTTGCACCAGTCTCCAGAAAATGGGGACTATGACCACCTTCAAGATTAG